The DNA window tactcaaagctcggatgtatccttatggatgatagcaatgcaagaagagttggaggctttagacaggaataaaacttgggatcttgttacactaccacgaggaaggaaagccattggaaacagatgggtctataagatcaaacgtgatggcaataaccaagtggagcggtatcgtgctagattggtggtaaaagggtatgctcagaaagaaggcattgacttcaatgagatattttctcctgtggttcggcttacaacagtcagaatagtgttggcattgtgtgcggtgtctgacctacatctagaacagctagatgtgaaaacagcatttcttcatggagatcttgaagaagaaatctatatgctccagccagaaggttttgcggaaataggcaaagagaacttggtttgcaggttgaagaaatctctgtacggtctcaaacaggcgccgaggtgttggtacaagagatttgattcctatatcatgagccttggatacaacagactgagtgcagacccttgtactTATTTCAAGAagtctggtgatgattatatcattttgctgttgtatgtggacgacatgttggtagcaggccccaacaaagatcaggtccaaggattgaaggcacagttggctagggaatttgatatgaaggacttgggaccagcaaacaagattctagggatgcaagttcaccgagatagaagtaacagaaagatttggctttcccagaaaaattatttgaagaaaatcttgcaacgcttcaacatgcaagatagtaagccaatttcgatccctcttcctgttaacttcaagttatcctccgagatgtgtcctagcagtgaagcagagaggatggagatgtctcgagtaccgtatgcatcagcagtgggaagtttgatgttcgccatgatatgtacaagaccggacattgctcaagcagtgggagcagttagtcggtatatggcgaatcctggacgagagcattggagcactgttaagaggatccttagatacattaagggtacctcgaatgctgcattatgttatggaggatcggattttacactcaggggctatgtcgattcagattatgcaggtgatcctgataagagaaaatctactactggttatgtgtttacacttgccggaggagcagtaagctgggtttcaaaactgcagacagttgtggcgttatctacaacagaggcagaatacatggcagctactcaagcttgcaaggaggcaatatggattaaaaggttattggaggagatcgggcacaaacaagagaatgttcctttgttttgtgacagtcagagtgccttgcacatcgcaaggaatccagcctttcattccagaacgaaacacattggagtacaatttcactttgtgcgagaagtagtagaagaaggaagcgtggatatgcagaagatccatacgaaggataacatagctgattttctgaccaagccagtgaacactgataagtttgagtggtgtagatcctcaagtggtctagcagaaacgtaagcagcagggaatggcaagattgaaaggatatgtggagatgtgtttgattctcaatcaaatctccaagtgggagaaatgtcgacCAAGAGACAAAGAAGTTAATGAGGTAGGGGCCaatcaaagaaagaaaaaaaaaacgtgTTGGCATATTTCGCGGGTCAACAAAGTTGGATGGAAATTGCGTAATGAAATTGTGCGCAATTTCCTGGTTCACACTGGATGATGCATCTATAAATAGATGCATCATTCGAACATTTCATTGCATCCCGTTCTGAGTTCCTCTCTTATACACATATTTGAGtgtgttctataatatttgtgaggtgttttgttctcctgtattaagagagtgtgtgttctctttggaaacacagtgagtgagttgtacaccacaaaatattatagtggaaattcttttcatcttgcccgtggtttttaccctaataatttttaggggttttccacgtaaatctcggtgtccagtttattctttattttcgggttttattatttcggaattccgcacgtgggaccaacaaaaTTAACGAAGGGAAATCAGATGCGCAAAGGAGCCACTCAAGGGACAAAATAACAAGAAGCCGCACAAGAAGAAGAAATCAATGAACAAAAACTCTACATTatctttttatattttattttagttatgATTTGGGGGTTCTTATCCCCAAACATTTATGTTTTGATTTCTTTTTGAAAATTGAATTTTGTTTTCAAGTATACTTGATTACGTTATTGATTTAGGCATAGTTTGatacacatgataggataaacatgtgatatataatttaatgataagttaaggataaataagatatatgatattatatttaatgtttggtatgattttaataagagtgattaaatttatatattagattgcaatgacaaaattaaccttatcagaaaaattttatttttcattgttaTCGAGATCATGCACTTGTATGTCTCAATTCTTAAAttacgatatatatatatatgcgtgtgtgtatatatatgtttcatTGTCATAAaacaattataaataaattctttatcaaataattttatatattttaaaattttaatttgatgGGTCCAATACGCTAGTTCGTTTTTcacttttttatatatttattttatttatattttacgttttaatattttttattgtttcaTGAGTTTATAATTTGAtgatagatattttaaaataaattattgacgAAATTTCGAAATATATCAAGTTTAGTAAATAATATAGATTCATTTTAATACTAACtatttagttttaaattttaataacaaaaatatatttttaaaattatataaactATGTATGTCCTAACACAATATCAATAGTAATTTTTTTTCGAATGAATATCTAAAACTAATTTAAATCTCAATGCTTGAGAAATGGGGGCAATAATGTCATTTCAtagaattttatatttatcatGTAGAAATCCCTACACATTAGAGATGTCTTCTCCATAGTGAACCACCATTATCACGGGCCCATCCAATTTTTATGGGCTATTAAAAAATAAAGCAAACATGGGATGAAGGATGATAACTTATTAATCATTTAGTTATCAAGTGTACCAAAATATGCCTTATTGCATATTTGGAGAATGATCAACTTAGAAGTTATTTTATAATAGGGACCGATATAAGATTTTATAACTTGACAGGGTAACATAATACATGGATCTAGAACTTTCATAAGCATATAAGGTTGGGTACATGTTGATAGCcattgatcaaaaattcaaAGCTAGAGGATTTCACGCcattgatcaaaaattcaaAGCTAGAGGATTTCACGGTTCGTTAATTCGATTGCAACAGTTAAATAACACAAGGACGGTTGCTTATTgtattttgttaatttaattaacATAGATCGACATAGTATATTGATAAATTAGAGAAGTTCGTCAAAAACACGACTTAATAATTGAAATTTAATCATTAGAGAAAAATAAGAgataggtgaaccgagatcctaacaattatttgattattattttattttcaattatttatattttgtttgattcataattttatttgaatttcaagagtttattaattaattcatttATCGTTTTAGATAACTAAAGAATTATACTTTATATAAATTTATCGTATATCAACGTCTGTGAGAATGATACTCATACATGTTAAACTATTTTAGAAGACTAATTCACTTGTGATAATATTGAGTAGCTtggaaatatttaatttttataaattatgttaGAAAAACTCATTCATGATCATATCGCCCACTTTCTTTACTATTTTCAAGTAATTGAAACACATTAGTCATATCACATCATCATCTAAAATTGTAAGATATATTACACACAccattcaaatttttatttgcACTTACTGCACTCTTTCTCATTATTGAATTGAATTCGACATACTGTGTATTTTCCACCAAGATAATACCAACATTACTTCACCTAACACTTTATAGACCTCTTAACAAACACCAAAGACCATAACAAAATAGCGCCTTTCAAAGAAAAGCCACCGTTTCTCCTATATCTGATCAATACCAAGTGTTTGAACCACTCATATTCTGCAACATTCATCATGGACACTAAGAATCAGACCACTTCAAACGCGACCGAAATTAATGGTAACCAAGAGGAGCTGGTGCCTCTCTTAATTCCTTCCCCTGGAAATGAACATCCTGCACGTGACAAtttcattctgagtatttcgtTATCGAAGCTATAAGTGTAAAATTCTAACCCCATGCATATGCTCTGTCATTCCTATAATAAAAGTTAGACAACATCACGAATTTCTTTGTACAAGATAATATTTCAACCAACCCAAGTCGTAAATGATGAGGTTCTCATACCATTTCTATACCAGTCATCTTTGAGTTTGGATCCTGGTATTAACTGTTCAGAACTAAGTTGGGAGTGTGCAAAAGAACGGCCAAAAATATATGGTGTGGAAGAAGatgaaacaataaataaataataaaaaacaaaGGCCAAAGCATACAATTCAGGCATTTAAACATTATATTGCACTAACAAAGAAACGTTTATTGCACCAACAAAGAAACGTTTAGGATGGTCAGCTGACAATACCGATGCGAAATGGTTGACATCTCGATGGTGGGCTTCATCGGCCCGGATGACAATTATAACATCCTTCAGAGTCGCATCTTTAGGAAGTCTCCAGTAGTCAATTGCAATAGCTGGAGCAGGGACATTTTTAATGGCACCACTTTCAATATCCTTCAAGTACTCAGTATACGAATGTACGGCCTCTTCTTCTAAGTAACCGACAACTCTATGAGCCAGTTTCGGAGACATCAAGTACAGTACAAAGAAGGCATTGAAGAAGACTCCTTGAACTGTGAGCACCAGAAATCTCTCGTACCATTTAGGCTGCACAAGCTCTACCATGGTCATCAAGTGCATCCTCTCGTTTTCAGCTTCTTCAAGTAATGCTTTAATCCAGCCACCACTTTGCTGAAACTTTCGCAGAGACCTGAGATGCAAAAGCATTCCTCCTACCATACCAGGAACAGCAGCCACAGTTTCAAGCATCATTGCTCGACATCCATACCGCCTCTGCAAAAAGAACCTTATGTATTAATGAAATCACTAAAATACATACTATGCTGTCAAGATGAGCGTACAATTGGTTACTACATTTCATGTTCATTTTCAAAACCATGCTTTTATTCTCtggaaataaaaaacaaaacacTTTCACTATTTTCTTAAAGCACATTTCTGTCCAATTTCACATTTTCCTACatagtttttattttctttcaacttttcaccaatcccagaaaacttgATTATTATATTGTATCATAATCTAAAAGACtacattttcagattttaaaatgCTCCATAAGCTATTAGAAATTTACCAAACCCAAGAAATTCTTGCATTAGGGAACATCTGCAGTAAAAATTTGTCTCCTTCAGAGAGAAAATCAAGCATATATTACATTCTCCAACAAAATTTTTAAGACTCATTTTCAGATACCACACATCTAAAATTGTTGGGCATGAATCCAAACATAGCCACGATATCCAACAGTCCAAAAAATTTAACATAAACCTGAAGAGGAAGGAAAGATTCAGAGTTTTAACTTTGATCCAACGGCAATAACCATATGATTTCATAAGTGAAAAGCAGTTGTGATGTGATGCAGTCTCTTTCAGACTTcactaattttaaatatcaatgGTGGTAATTgaatagaaatgagagaaaatgtGCATAATAGAGTTTACATCCATATCCTCCCCTCAAAACACAAGAAGACGGTTCCAAATGTTTTGGGCCATGAATAAACTGGTTGCAATTTTGTGATTAACCTCATCTACATCAACACCTACACACTTTACATGTGTGTGCACAAATTATAATATGAATTTTTGACACATCATATACAGCGCTAAGAATTCACAAAATCTTCCAACTCAACCCAGCTCACTTCCAACTCAACCCAGCTCAAACAATGCAGCAATAGTATAGTTTACCATCACCAAGCTCACCAACCCTTGTCAGCTCGTTACTCTTCCCAAATAACCAGCGCCAATGCCCACACATTGCAGAAACATATGAGCTTCTTAGTCATTTCTGTActctaatattttaaatattttgttaattgtGTCGCATTCAAGTAAATTGTATCTCTTATTATCgggtttcttctttctttttaaTGCCAAAAAGAGCTTATGGCAAGGAGGGGTGGTGGGAAAGGGCTGAAGGCAGAAGTAAAATAGATAATAGGGTTGATCCAGTTGGAGACATGGGAAAATCAACAAACTCAGTCAATGAAGTATTCCTTGTTTTAGCTGAATTAATTCTCAGGATCATTGGAGCACAAGTTAAATGGATGTAAAAACGTTGAAGATCCAAAATCTTGTTAGGATAGGACTTATCTTTTTAGATAAGATATCAtcttatttttgtattttaaacATTGGTTAGATTAGATTAGATTAGATTAGATTAGATTAGGGTGCTATCTTTTCATTTCTATTTTGTATTTAATGTAGGGCATTTACCGATGAATAAAGTAGAAATAATCttctttcttcttctctgtataCTCTCACATAAACTACAATATCCATTTAAACCATTAAGTTTTGTGAGTGTAATTCGTGTAAAGGTTCATACTACAGAGTTTGTGTATTGATGTATCTAAAAACAACTTAAACTTGGTAGATTTGGGTACAGTTACAGGGTGGTGGTTGTTTGCGCACCCTGCTAGAACAACATAATAACATCTGCTCAGACACTCAATTGAGAACCTAGAACTGATAAATATGAAACGAGGTAACGCAGAATATGGAAACACTAATAGAAAATTCAAACAGGTGCGACTGTATTTCCTCAATCAAttaagttcataataaaaacttataatGAAATAATATTAGGGCTCACACATCTTAAGATAATAATCTAAGCAGCAGAATCCAAGAGAAAAGacaaaagagaaaagaaaaaagaagaaaccgggagataattaaaaaaaaaacagaatacCTTGAAAAATAGGTCTGTGGGAATTCTAAGAAGTTTCACTGTTCGGTATGCTACTTTATCAACAAATTTCTTCGGAACATGATGCTTGTTAAGATCTATTGATGAGTTCGAATGATAAGTTTCCCATGGCTGCACCACAAAAATGAAATCAGAAGTTTTCAGGGACTTAGCCAAAATACAGGTAATTAGTACTCAGAAACCTGAGTGCTT is part of the Primulina eburnea isolate SZY01 chromosome 1, ASM2296580v1, whole genome shotgun sequence genome and encodes:
- the LOC140828893 gene encoding ubiquinol oxidase 2, mitochondrial-like isoform X2, whose translation is MNRLVVKRVVTGGGFSSSSAAATPFDVFGAAKGQSLGLSVGWRRLMSSVAEPSASGTEKKGSHDVALEKVEKGGISSYWGIARPKITREDGTEWVWNCFMRRYGCRAMMLETVAAVPGMVGGMLLHLRSLRKFQQSGGWIKALLEEAENERMHLMTMVELVQPKWYERFLVLTVQGVFFNAFFVLYLMSPKLAHRVVGYLEEEAVHSYTEYLKDIESGAIKNVPAPAIAIDYWRLPKDATLKDVIIVIRADEAHHRDVNHFASDVHFQGKELREAPAPLGYH
- the LOC140828893 gene encoding ubiquinol oxidase 2, mitochondrial-like isoform X1, which produces MNRLVVKRVVTGGGFSSSSAAATPFDVFGAAKGQSLGLSVGWRRLMSSVAEPSASGTEKKGSHDVALEKVEKGGISSYWGIARPKITREDGTEWVWNCFMPWETYHSNSSIDLNKHHVPKKFVDKVAYRTVKLLRIPTDLFFKRRYGCRAMMLETVAAVPGMVGGMLLHLRSLRKFQQSGGWIKALLEEAENERMHLMTMVELVQPKWYERFLVLTVQGVFFNAFFVLYLMSPKLAHRVVGYLEEEAVHSYTEYLKDIESGAIKNVPAPAIAIDYWRLPKDATLKDVIIVIRADEAHHRDVNHFASDVHFQGKELREAPAPLGYH